GGAGACGGAAGAGGCTCTCAAAAGTTTAGAAAAGGGAAAACTTGTCATACTCAAAAATCACAGGGACTTACTACTTTTGCCTGGCCATCCAGTGGTGATTTCCTCTTCGGCTGGACTTGATGAGGAGTCACCTCCATCAGATCGGTCCCCCAGTCCATTTTCTTTTGTTTTGGAACCAGAGGAATCTGCGGACAAGGAGTTTTGGTTATGTCGCTTGGTGGAACTGGTTTGGGAAGACCCGGGATACCAAGTGCAAAGTAAGGATGAAACTGGACAGTTGGTACTCCTGGGGCGAGGGGAACTACATTTAGAAATCGGAATCCGAAGGGTTACCGAAAGAACGGAAAAAAAACTCTTAATTAGTTCGATAAACATTGCCAAAATAGAGCTTCTCAAAAAAATGTCTCATAAGGTTGCCCTAGAGCATCGTGCCTTTGAAGATCAAAAATCAAGCGGCGCGCTCATCGCAGTCCTGGAAGATACTGCCGATTTTTCGAAGCAAATTGCCTTCGAGGTAAGTCTTCCGGAAGAAGTAAAAAATTCGATTGAAACGTCCTTTTTGGAAGCCTGCTTACATGGGTTTTACGGCGAGGAAGTTGCAGGTCTCAAACTTCGTGTCCTCTCGTATGAGATGCCGAAAGGGGATTTGCAAGTCACTTTAACGCTTTTGAAAGTAGCGATACTTTCGGGTATAAAGGAATTGTTTCCATCCAACACGTATTTGGTCGGACCCCTCACGGAAGTAGAAGTGATGGTGGATGCGGACCACTTAGGTGTAGTTCTTTCTGATCTAAGTCGCAGAAGTGCTAAGGTGGTATCCATCTGGGAAGCTGTGGCAGGGAAGAGTCACTTAAAAGCCAATGCACCGGCCCAAAACCTGCTTGGCTTTTCAGGGGCTCTTAGAAACATGACCAAAGGGATTGGCATTTCTTGGGAAAGGACTGCTTTTACCTATGAATTTCATGCAGTTTTAAAGGAGTAAAGAACCGAGGATCGGGTCTTGCACCACGATTGAGGAGTAGATTCTAACAATGGCTAAAGAAAAATTTGACCGTTCAAAACCACACTTAAACATCGGAACAATTGGTCACGTTGACCACGGTAAGACAACCCTAACAGCAGCAATCACAACAACGCTTGCGAAGTTAGTTGGTGGAAAAAACAAAGCGATTGCTTACGACCAAATCGACAACGCGCCCGAAGAAAAGGCTCGTGGGATTACTATTGCAACGTCTCACCAGGAGTATGAAACTCCAAACCGTCACTACGCGCACGTAGATTGCCCGGGACACGCGGACTATGTTAAAAACATGATTACTGGTGCTGCTCAGATGGACGCTGCGATTCTCGTAGTATCTGCAACTGACGGTGCTATGCCACAAACAAAAGAACACATCCTTCTTGCTCGCCAAGTAGGGGTTCCTTACATCGTGGTTTACCTAAACAAAGCGGACATGCTTGCTGCTGATGAAAGAGACGATATGGTTGAGATGGTGAAAGAGGAAATCAAAGACCTTCTTAACAAATACAACTTTCCTGGTGACAAAACACCTTTCATCTCTGGTTCTGCATTAAAAGCTCTTGAAGGTGAAGATTCCGACCTAGGAATGAAATCTATTTTGAAACTTATGGAAGCTGTTGATACTTACGTTCCAAACCCTACACGTATTGTTGATAAACCTTTCCTTATGCCAGTTGAGGACGTATTCTCAATCACTGGTCGTGGAACTGTTGCAACTGGTCGTGTGGAGCAAGGTGTTCTTAAGATCAACGACGAGATCGAAATTGTTGGTATCCGTGATACATCTAAATCAGTTGTTACTGGTATTGAGATGTTCCGTAAACTACTCGATCAAGCAGAAGCAGGAGACAACATTGGTGCTCTTCTTCGCGGAACTAAAAAAGAAGACATCGAAAGAGGTCAAGTTCTTGCGAAACCGGGTACAATCACTCCACACAGAAAATTTAAAGCGGAAGTTTACGTTCTTACTAAAGACGAAGGTGGACGTCATACTCCATTCTTTAACAACTACCGTCCTCAGTTCTACTTCAGAACTACAGACATCACTGGTGTTTGTAACCTTCCTGGTGGAATGGAGATGGTTATGCCGGGAGATAACGTTACGATGTCAATCGAGCTTATCCACCCAATTGCTATGGACCAAGGTTTGAAATTTGCTATCCGTGAGGGTGGACGAACTATCGGTTCTGGTGTTGTTGCGGAGATCGTTGAGTAATCGCAATGGCTGGACAAAGAATTCGCGTTAAGTTAAAAGCTTTCGATCATCGGTTGATTGACCAATCAACCTTTGAAATCGTTGCGACTGCGAAGAGGACCGGAGCTACTGTCTCCGGTCCAATCCCACTCCCAACGAAAAAAGAAATCTACACGGTATTACGTTCTCCGCACGTGAATAAAAAAGCTAGAGAACAATTTGAAATGAGAACTCACAAGAGACTCATCGATATTTTAAATACGAATGAAGATACGGTAGAAGCCCTGATGAAGCTTCAACTCCCTGCTGGAGTTTCCGTAGATATTAAATCCTAAGGATAGGATCCATGGCTAAAGGTTTAATCGGCGAAAAATTGGGCATGGCCCACATATTCAATAATGAAGGTAAGATGGTTACTGTAACTGTTTTACGCGTGGGTCCTTGTTTTGTGTCCCAGGTAAAAACTTCTGCAAACGACGGCTATGAAGCTGTTCAGTTAGCATTTGGTGATGCCAAGGAAAAACACATAACGAAGGCAGAAGCTGGACACATTAAAAAAGCAAACATTGCCACTCCGAAAAAAACTCTGATTGAATTCAAAGGTTTTGAAGACGTAGCAGTAGGTGCTGAGGTAAAACTCGCAGATGTATTTGCTTTGAATGACACGGTGAAGGTAACCGGAACTTCTAAGGGTAAGGGAACTCAAGGTGTCGTGAAGCGCCACGGTTTTGCTGGTGGTCCTGCTGGGCACGGTTCCAGATTCCAAAGACACCCTGGTTCGATTGGTTCCAACACAACTCCTGGACGTGTGTTCAAGGGTTTGAAAATGGGTGGAAGAATGGGTTCTGAACAGAGCACTGTTCGAAACCTGAAAGTAGTAAAAATTGATGCAGACGCCAACTTGGTATTTGTATCCGGTCCGGTTCCAGGAAGGGAACATGGTATCGTTACGATAGAAAAAATCGGATAGATAGGTAGAACATGAAAGCGCGTAAATACAATAAAGAAGGCGTATTCGTAAGCGAAGTTGAACTTCCGGCAGAATTATTTGCTACCGGCATTTCGCTTGGAGCCATCTATGATGCGGTTAAAGCTGAAAATGCGAACAATAGACAAGGAACACATTCTACTAAGGATCGTTCCGAAGTTCGCGGTGGGGGAATCAAACCTTGGGCTCAAAAAGGAACTGGTCGTGCAAGACAAGGATCCATCAGGGCACCTCATTTCGTTGGTGGTGGTATCATTCATGGACCAAAACCAAGAGATTATTCCTCTAACTTGTCACGCAGCGTAAAGAAAAAGGCTGTTCTCTCCATCCTTAACAAAAAGGCAGAAGAAAACAGAATCGTGATCATAGAAGACGTAGAACCTTCTTCTTACTCCACAAAGTCCATCTACAACATTTTGAAGAACATGGACATTGCAGAGAAGGGTAACGTGGGTTTTGTGGTAGCTGGTGAAAACCAATTCCTCAAAAAATCCACTCGCAATATAGAGAACCTCAAATATGTGAACAGCAAACGAGTCGTTTGCCGAGACATCCTCTATAATAACAATTTAGTAATCTCTGAAAGCGCTTTAAAAGAGCTTCAGGCTCAGTATTCTAAGAAAGGATAAGACAGTGAACCTAGAGAATGTAATCTTATCACCAGTTGTTACCGAAAAGTCGCAAGACCTTCAATCAATTGGAGAACGTATGGGAAAAAGAACTGTCAAGTATACGTTCAAAGTCCACCCGGATGCGAACAAAACTTTGATCAAACAAGCCCTGAAACAAATGTATAACGTAGTTCCGACAGCTGTAAACGTAGCCGTTTATCGCGGGAAAATGAAACGTTTTAGAAACATGCCGTCCCCAAGACCTCACTACAAAAAAGCTGTCGTGACGTTTGCTGACGGAGCAAATTTGGATTTTGCTAAGGTTTAATTATGGGAATTAGAAAACTTAAACCCACAACGCAGTCTAGCCGTTACTACTCGGTTCTAGATTTCAAAGAAATCACTGAAGTGGTTCCTTACAAACCGCTCACTGCCAACATTTCTTATAAAGCTGGTCGTGACAACAAGGGACGTATTGCTGTTAGACGGAAAGGTGGACGTAACAAAAGAAAGTTCCGGATCATCGATTTCAAACGTAATAAATTTGGAATCCCTGCAACTGTAAAAACAATCGAGTATGATCCAAACCGTTCTGCTTTTATTGCTCTGGTCTGCTATGCGGACGGAGAATACCGATACATTTTAGCTCCTAACGGACTTAAAGTAGGTGATAAAATTGAGTCTGGTGCCAATGCAGAAATCAAGCTAGGGAACACACTTCCTTTAGATAAAATACCTGCTGGAACTAACGTTCACAACATTGAACTCCATATCGGAAAAGGCGGTCAAATCGCTCGCACAGCAGGATCTTTTGCTGTGATCTCCGCTAAAGATGGTGACTATGTATCTCTCAAACTTCCTTCTTCGGAAATCCGTAAGGTTCGTAAAGAGTGCTTAGCAACGGTCGGAGAACTTTCCAACAAAGACCACAACTTAGTGATCATTGGTAAAGCGGGACGTAACCGTTGGTTAGGAAAAAGACCGAAAGTAAGAGGGGTCGTTATGAACCCTGTGGACCACCCACTCGGTGGTGGTGAAGGTAGAACTTCCGGAGGACGTCACCCAGTGACTCCTTGGGGTAAACCTACGAAAGGATTTAAAACACGTAAGACTAGACCGTCTGACCGTTTTATTGTCCAAAGACGTAAGAAAAACAGGAATAGGTAGGGTCTAGATAATCATGGCTAGAAGCTTAAAAAAAGGTCCGTTCATTGACGACCACCTCATGAAAAAAATTACCAACTTAAACTCTGAAGGGAAAAAAACTCCCTTCAAGTCTTGGTCCAGAAGAAGTACCATTTATCCAGACATGATCGGTCACACCGTAATGATTCATAATGGCAAAGCGTTTGTTCCGGTATATGTTAACGAAAACATGATCGGCCATAAACTCGGTGAATTTGCTCCCACTAGAACCTTCAAAGGTCATGGTGGGGACAAAAAAGTAGCGAAGAAATAGGTAGAGAGATGGAAGCAAAAGCAGTAGGAAAACACCTCAGAATTTCTGCCAGAAAAGCTCGCCTGGTTGCTGATGAAGTTCGTGGATACGATTATAAGGAAGCCATTGATATCTTGCGTTTTACAAACAAAGCAGCAAGTTCAATGATCATCAACCTTTTGAACTCAGCAGTGGCGAACGCAGTCCAAATGAACGAAAGTTTGGACCCAAGTTCACTTTACGTTAAAAAAATCTATGTGGATGACGGTCCTATCATGAAACGTTTCCGTCCAAGAGCACGAGGACGTGCTTCTAGGATCCGTAAACGCCTAAGCCACATCACTGTTGTCGTATCTGAAATCGAAAAGAAGGTTAGCTAATTTATGGGTCAAAAAGTAAATCCAATCGGACTACGAATCGGAATCACACGTAACTGGGATTCAATTTGGTATTCCAAACAAGATTACATTA
This genomic stretch from Leptospira meyeri harbors:
- a CDS encoding elongation factor G-like protein, which produces MKYRTVGIFAHIDSGKTTLTERILFEAGKISAVGSIEDGNTESDSLQEEIERGISIRTTFHSIPWKTTFGEFQIQLVDTPGHIDFRNQVTDLLPAMETAIVVLEAGTVVQSQARLVIEELKKTNVPMVFFINKLDRFDEDYLDTLVSLEEILGGAPVSLFQKNAEGKIEYYLKDPDRFPKTVKDELMSWNDELMISSWNDALGQTDYSLIGLRSGPVFGKLYPVYGGSAKTGEGVRELLDLVLWTEPKETGSQTSIGLPLLVLSRRTGHGIGRYAVVYPTKELSSDELLKIEKSLLPYKSAASEGRSSEVIQDSLFTFFDPETEEALKSLEKGKLVILKNHRDLLLLPGHPVVISSSAGLDEESPPSDRSPSPFSFVLEPEESADKEFWLCRLVELVWEDPGYQVQSKDETGQLVLLGRGELHLEIGIRRVTERTEKKLLISSINIAKIELLKKMSHKVALEHRAFEDQKSSGALIAVLEDTADFSKQIAFEVSLPEEVKNSIETSFLEACLHGFYGEEVAGLKLRVLSYEMPKGDLQVTLTLLKVAILSGIKELFPSNTYLVGPLTEVEVMVDADHLGVVLSDLSRRSAKVVSIWEAVAGKSHLKANAPAQNLLGFSGALRNMTKGIGISWERTAFTYEFHAVLKE
- the tuf gene encoding elongation factor Tu; the encoded protein is MAKEKFDRSKPHLNIGTIGHVDHGKTTLTAAITTTLAKLVGGKNKAIAYDQIDNAPEEKARGITIATSHQEYETPNRHYAHVDCPGHADYVKNMITGAAQMDAAILVVSATDGAMPQTKEHILLARQVGVPYIVVYLNKADMLAADERDDMVEMVKEEIKDLLNKYNFPGDKTPFISGSALKALEGEDSDLGMKSILKLMEAVDTYVPNPTRIVDKPFLMPVEDVFSITGRGTVATGRVEQGVLKINDEIEIVGIRDTSKSVVTGIEMFRKLLDQAEAGDNIGALLRGTKKEDIERGQVLAKPGTITPHRKFKAEVYVLTKDEGGRHTPFFNNYRPQFYFRTTDITGVCNLPGGMEMVMPGDNVTMSIELIHPIAMDQGLKFAIREGGRTIGSGVVAEIVE
- the rpsJ gene encoding 30S ribosomal protein S10, which encodes MAGQRIRVKLKAFDHRLIDQSTFEIVATAKRTGATVSGPIPLPTKKEIYTVLRSPHVNKKAREQFEMRTHKRLIDILNTNEDTVEALMKLQLPAGVSVDIKS
- the rplC gene encoding 50S ribosomal protein L3; the protein is MAKGLIGEKLGMAHIFNNEGKMVTVTVLRVGPCFVSQVKTSANDGYEAVQLAFGDAKEKHITKAEAGHIKKANIATPKKTLIEFKGFEDVAVGAEVKLADVFALNDTVKVTGTSKGKGTQGVVKRHGFAGGPAGHGSRFQRHPGSIGSNTTPGRVFKGLKMGGRMGSEQSTVRNLKVVKIDADANLVFVSGPVPGREHGIVTIEKIG
- the rplD gene encoding 50S ribosomal protein L4, whose protein sequence is MKARKYNKEGVFVSEVELPAELFATGISLGAIYDAVKAENANNRQGTHSTKDRSEVRGGGIKPWAQKGTGRARQGSIRAPHFVGGGIIHGPKPRDYSSNLSRSVKKKAVLSILNKKAEENRIVIIEDVEPSSYSTKSIYNILKNMDIAEKGNVGFVVAGENQFLKKSTRNIENLKYVNSKRVVCRDILYNNNLVISESALKELQAQYSKKG
- a CDS encoding 50S ribosomal protein L23 yields the protein MNLENVILSPVVTEKSQDLQSIGERMGKRTVKYTFKVHPDANKTLIKQALKQMYNVVPTAVNVAVYRGKMKRFRNMPSPRPHYKKAVVTFADGANLDFAKV
- the rplB gene encoding 50S ribosomal protein L2 encodes the protein MGIRKLKPTTQSSRYYSVLDFKEITEVVPYKPLTANISYKAGRDNKGRIAVRRKGGRNKRKFRIIDFKRNKFGIPATVKTIEYDPNRSAFIALVCYADGEYRYILAPNGLKVGDKIESGANAEIKLGNTLPLDKIPAGTNVHNIELHIGKGGQIARTAGSFAVISAKDGDYVSLKLPSSEIRKVRKECLATVGELSNKDHNLVIIGKAGRNRWLGKRPKVRGVVMNPVDHPLGGGEGRTSGGRHPVTPWGKPTKGFKTRKTRPSDRFIVQRRKKNRNR
- the rpsS gene encoding 30S ribosomal protein S19, coding for MARSLKKGPFIDDHLMKKITNLNSEGKKTPFKSWSRRSTIYPDMIGHTVMIHNGKAFVPVYVNENMIGHKLGEFAPTRTFKGHGGDKKVAKK
- the rplV gene encoding 50S ribosomal protein L22 codes for the protein MEAKAVGKHLRISARKARLVADEVRGYDYKEAIDILRFTNKAASSMIINLLNSAVANAVQMNESLDPSSLYVKKIYVDDGPIMKRFRPRARGRASRIRKRLSHITVVVSEIEKKVS